In a single window of the Melissococcus plutonius ATCC 35311 genome:
- a CDS encoding polysaccharide biosynthesis protein translates to MSRKTKVLILLAVDSLIIFFVNLFSHFYLLSYIKISSSLFTMIVLINIIFYLFWGFVFNVFTRINRYTNTKEIRAIFLSMTAASICEFFLLLLLDLNDDYRFVLLTYLVANFLIITSRLVWCTIIEAKSKSKVHGNQVYPKQTLIIGAGEAGQLLLNSLHTSAKNSGIKVIGLIDDAPDKYHTYLSGVRVLGNTKQIPNIIKDYDIEMLTLAIPSIHPEQLKRILDIITPLGLPVNSMPDLEEVASGNITISRLKEIDVIDLLGREEVQLNIEQIKDQLSNKVILVTGAGGSIGSEICRQVMNFNPKTLILLGHGENSIYLIEKELHNTFQHTSTEIIPIIADIQDKQQMVEIMKRFHPQIVYHAAAHKHVPLMEYNPQSAIKNNIFGTKNTAEAAKAANVANFVMISTDKAVNPPNIMGATKRVAELIITNLNKTGNTKFCAVRFGNVLGSRGSVIPLFKEQINKGGPITITDFRMTRYFMTIPEASRLVIQAGALARGGEIFILDMGDPVKIIDLAKNMIKLSGYKENEIKIIETGSRPGEKLYEELLVNKKKNHKQVFDKIFIEDIRGSFPDEVLPFVDNLSMASKSLAEDIIRFANASSH, encoded by the coding sequence ATGTCAAGAAAGACAAAAGTACTTATATTATTAGCTGTAGATAGTTTGATTATTTTTTTTGTGAATCTTTTTTCTCATTTTTATTTATTGTCTTATATCAAAATATCTTCCTCGTTATTTACAATGATAGTTCTAATAAATATTATTTTTTACTTATTCTGGGGATTTGTTTTTAATGTGTTTACGCGAATTAATAGATATACCAATACAAAAGAAATTCGCGCAATTTTTTTAAGTATGACTGCTGCTTCAATTTGTGAATTTTTTTTACTTTTGTTATTAGATTTAAACGATGATTATCGTTTTGTACTACTCACCTATTTAGTAGCTAATTTTTTAATTATAACTAGTCGTTTAGTATGGTGTACGATCATAGAAGCTAAAAGTAAAAGCAAAGTACATGGTAATCAAGTATATCCTAAACAAACATTGATTATAGGTGCAGGTGAAGCTGGACAACTTTTATTAAATAGTTTACATACTTCTGCAAAAAATAGTGGAATTAAGGTGATTGGGTTAATTGATGATGCGCCTGATAAATACCATACTTACTTATCAGGAGTTAGAGTATTAGGAAATACAAAACAAATTCCAAATATTATAAAAGATTATGATATTGAAATGTTAACTTTAGCAATACCTTCTATTCATCCTGAGCAATTAAAAAGAATTTTAGATATCATTACACCGCTTGGCTTGCCTGTCAATTCGATGCCAGATTTAGAGGAAGTTGCCTCTGGAAATATTACAATTTCTAGATTAAAAGAAATAGATGTTATAGATCTTTTAGGACGAGAAGAGGTTCAATTAAATATTGAGCAAATCAAAGATCAATTATCGAATAAAGTTATTTTAGTTACAGGTGCCGGTGGTTCCATTGGTTCTGAGATTTGCCGTCAAGTGATGAATTTTAATCCAAAAACATTGATTTTATTAGGACATGGTGAAAATTCTATTTATCTTATTGAAAAAGAACTACATAATACTTTCCAGCATACTTCAACTGAAATTATTCCAATAATTGCTGATATTCAGGACAAGCAACAAATGGTAGAAATTATGAAAAGATTTCATCCACAAATTGTTTATCATGCAGCCGCTCATAAACATGTTCCTTTAATGGAATACAATCCACAATCTGCTATTAAAAATAATATATTTGGTACAAAAAATACTGCTGAGGCTGCAAAAGCAGCAAATGTTGCTAATTTTGTTATGATTTCAACGGATAAAGCAGTAAATCCACCTAATATTATGGGAGCGACAAAACGAGTTGCTGAATTAATCATTACAAACTTAAATAAGACAGGGAATACAAAATTCTGTGCCGTTCGTTTTGGAAATGTACTTGGAAGTCGGGGAAGTGTCATTCCCTTATTTAAAGAACAAATCAACAAAGGTGGTCCAATTACCATTACTGATTTTCGAATGACACGTTATTTTATGACTATTCCTGAAGCGAGTCGTTTAGTGATTCAGGCAGGTGCCTTGGCTAGAGGGGGAGAAATTTTTATTTTGGATATGGGTGATCCTGTGAAAATTATTGACCTAGCTAAAAATATGATTAAATTAAGCGGTTATAAAGAAAACGAAATTAAAATTATCGAAACAGGAAGTCGACCTGGCGAAAAATTATATGAGGAATTATTGGTAAATAAAAAGAAAAATCATAAACAGGTATTTGATAAGATTTTTATTGAAGATATTAGAGGTTCCTTTCCAGATGAGGTTTTACCATTTGTTGACAATTTATCAATGGCCTCTAAATCTCTTGCAGAAGACATCATTCGTTTTGCCAATGCCTCAAGTCATTAG
- a CDS encoding polysaccharide biosynthesis protein: protein MFNEKTLLITGGTGSFGHAVMERFLHSSIKEIRIFSRDEKKQDDMRKKYHNEKIKFYIGDVRNLDSIKNAMHNVDYVFHAAALKQVPSCEFFPMEAVKTNILGTDNVLTAAIEEKVKKVVCLSTDKAAYPINAMGISKAMMEKIFVAKAKNDSETGTTICGTRYGNVMASRGSVIPLFVEQIKANQPLTITDPSMTRFLMSLEEAVELVVFAFMHAEAGDIMVQKSLASTINDLAQAIKELFQVTNKVKIIGTRHGEKRYETLLTKEEYNIAKDMNNFYCVPADKRDLNYDKYFVEGSHELTKENEYNSDNTRQLTIAQIKEKLLELTYIQEELRLWNK from the coding sequence ATGTTTAACGAGAAAACATTATTAATTACTGGCGGTACAGGATCATTTGGTCATGCAGTGATGGAACGATTTTTACATTCATCGATTAAAGAAATTCGTATTTTTTCTAGAGATGAGAAGAAGCAAGATGACATGCGTAAAAAATATCATAATGAGAAGATTAAATTTTATATTGGTGATGTCCGAAATTTAGATAGTATAAAAAATGCTATGCATAATGTAGATTATGTTTTTCATGCAGCTGCTTTAAAACAAGTACCTTCCTGTGAGTTTTTTCCAATGGAAGCTGTTAAGACAAATATTTTAGGAACCGATAATGTGCTAACAGCTGCTATTGAAGAAAAAGTAAAAAAGGTTGTCTGTTTATCAACGGACAAGGCAGCTTATCCAATTAATGCAATGGGAATTTCAAAAGCAATGATGGAAAAAATATTTGTTGCTAAGGCAAAGAATGATAGTGAGACAGGTACAACTATTTGTGGAACAAGATATGGCAATGTTATGGCTTCAAGGGGTTCAGTTATTCCCTTATTTGTTGAACAAATAAAAGCAAATCAACCACTGACAATTACAGACCCTAGTATGACAAGATTTTTAATGAGTTTAGAAGAGGCAGTTGAGTTAGTTGTGTTTGCATTTATGCATGCAGAAGCTGGCGATATTATGGTCCAAAAATCCCTCGCTTCAACGATCAATGATCTAGCACAAGCAATAAAGGAATTATTTCAAGTAACAAATAAAGTTAAAATCATTGGAACTAGGCATGGTGAAAAGCGCTATGAAACATTACTTACAAAGGAAGAATATAATATTGCTAAGGATATGAATAATTTTTACTGTGTGCCAGCAGATAAAAGAGATTTAAATTATGATAAGTATTTTGTTGAAGGTAGTCATGAATTGACAAAAGAAAACGAATATAATTCTGATAATACAAGGCAATTAACAATTGCTCAAATAAAAGAAAAATTACTTGAATTAACCTATATCCAAGAAGAATTAAGGTTGTGGAATAAATGA
- a CDS encoding sugar transferase gives MYKQFFKRIIDFILALIGIILLSPIFLIITIIIKFDSKGPVLFTQRRVGKDKTYFNIYKFRTMTVDTPKEVPTHLLENAECCITRSGRILRKTSLDELPQLFNILRGDMAIIGPRPALWNQYDLIEKRDKYRVHTIRPGLTGLAQINGRDELSIEYKVRLDREYTNNLSFFTDLQCFFMTFKLIWIGTGIIEGKMDHLTEEEKKNSET, from the coding sequence ATGTATAAACAATTCTTCAAAAGAATCATTGATTTTATCTTAGCATTGATTGGAATCATCTTACTCTCTCCTATTTTCTTAATTATAACGATTATCATTAAATTTGATTCAAAAGGCCCCGTATTATTTACACAAAGAAGAGTGGGAAAAGACAAGACCTATTTTAACATCTACAAGTTTCGAACAATGACGGTTGATACACCTAAAGAAGTACCTACCCATTTATTAGAAAATGCTGAATGTTGTATTACTAGAAGTGGAAGAATTCTTCGGAAAACTAGTTTAGATGAATTACCTCAACTTTTTAATATTTTAAGAGGTGATATGGCAATTATTGGGCCACGTCCAGCTTTGTGGAACCAATATGATTTAATAGAAAAAAGAGATAAATACAGAGTCCATACCATTCGACCGGGATTAACGGGGTTAGCACAAATTAATGGTCGAGATGAATTATCCATTGAGTATAAAGTAAGATTGGATAGAGAATATACAAATAATCTTTCCTTTTTTACAGATCTACAATGTTTTTTTATGACATTTAAATTAATTTGGATAGGTACCGGAATTATTGAGGGGAAGATGGATCATCTAACAGAGGAAGAAAAAAAGAATTCGGAGACGTAG
- a CDS encoding CpsD/CapB family tyrosine-protein kinase, with amino-acid sequence MSEKNSLKKQRTKPISLITMSDPASPISEQYKTIRTNIQYAMVDKTLQTLAITSSNASEGKSTSTINLAIVFANSNKKVLLVDADMRNPTIAKTFELINNRGLSTLLSNKTMTTEEVLQPTNLENLNILPSGPIPPNPSELLDSLQMKRLIEEWKNNYDLIIFDTPPILAVTDAQILASKVDGTILVAREKIAEKSALLKAKELLIMVKATIIGAIYNDASSVKDQGYYYGVK; translated from the coding sequence ATGTCAGAGAAAAATAGTTTAAAAAAGCAACGCACAAAACCAATTAGTCTAATTACAATGTCGGATCCTGCATCCCCTATTTCAGAACAATATAAAACAATTCGAACAAATATTCAGTATGCAATGGTTGATAAAACGCTACAAACATTGGCGATTACATCATCAAATGCTTCAGAAGGTAAATCTACTTCTACTATTAATTTAGCCATTGTGTTTGCTAATTCAAATAAAAAAGTATTATTGGTGGATGCTGATATGCGAAATCCAACAATAGCAAAAACGTTTGAGCTGATCAATAACCGTGGGTTGAGCACATTACTAAGTAATAAAACAATGACTACAGAAGAAGTTTTACAGCCTACTAATCTTGAAAATTTAAATATTCTGCCAAGTGGTCCAATACCACCAAATCCATCTGAGTTGCTAGATTCTTTACAGATGAAACGATTGATCGAAGAATGGAAAAATAATTATGATTTAATTATTTTTGATACACCGCCAATTCTAGCTGTAACAGATGCTCAAATTTTAGCTTCAAAGGTAGATGGAACCATTTTAGTTGCACGTGAGAAGATTGCTGAAAAGAGTGCACTTTTAAAAGCAAAGGAATTATTAATTATGGTAAAAGCAACGATTATTGGTGCTATTTATAATGATGCAAGTTCTGTTAAAGACCAAGGCTATTATTATGGTGTTAAGTAA
- a CDS encoding YveK family protein: protein MEETISIQEIIKTIKSHIGFIFVCAILGVGISGIMTFFMITPKYSSQAQLIVRLPQTTNANSNEVSANLQMINTYKDLIKSDSLIGEIHKQLNATANIQLSTEELRNSIEITQSQDSQMFTIIATAKQATTAEKIANLTANTFQQKAKHTLNVDKVIIISPAFADMKPISPNKKINLALGLTFGLLIGIIDTFGLEFFDKTIKNEQFLSDELGLIVLGVVPTMVGKESETNYTKIKTVNTAIINEDKDKSTLTQEKNEYAPETMPTRRSRKRL from the coding sequence ATGGAAGAGACAATCAGTATACAAGAAATAATTAAAACTATAAAAAGTCATATTGGTTTTATTTTTGTTTGTGCAATCCTAGGAGTTGGTATTTCAGGAATAATGACTTTTTTTATGATTACACCTAAATATAGTTCACAAGCTCAACTCATTGTGCGATTACCACAAACAACTAATGCTAATTCGAACGAGGTTAGTGCTAATTTACAAATGATTAATACGTATAAAGATTTAATTAAAAGTGATTCATTAATTGGTGAAATACATAAACAATTAAACGCAACAGCAAACATTCAATTAAGTACAGAAGAATTACGAAATAGTATTGAAATTACACAATCTCAAGATTCACAAATGTTTACAATTATTGCAACCGCTAAGCAAGCCACAACAGCAGAAAAAATTGCCAATTTAACGGCTAATACGTTTCAGCAAAAAGCCAAACATACTTTAAATGTAGATAAAGTTATAATTATTTCACCGGCTTTTGCAGATATGAAGCCTATTTCACCAAATAAAAAAATAAATTTAGCACTTGGTTTGACTTTTGGTTTATTAATAGGAATTATAGATACATTTGGATTGGAATTTTTTGATAAAACAATTAAAAATGAACAATTTCTTTCAGATGAACTTGGATTAATTGTTTTAGGTGTTGTTCCTACAATGGTAGGTAAGGAATCAGAAACAAACTATACTAAAATAAAAACTGTAAATACCGCTATTATTAATGAAGATAAAGATAAATCTACATTGACGCAGGAAAAAAATGAGTATGCACCTGAAACAATGCCAACACGTCGAAGTCGTAAACGTCTATAG
- a CDS encoding superoxide dismutase has translation MTYILPDLPYAYDALEPYIDTETMHLHHDKHHNTYVTKLNEAIEKHPELGNQSVEELITNMNAIPEDIRLAVRNNGGGHVNHSFFWKVMGPNAGGEPTGAVKEAINQTFGSFEKMKEQFNAAAASRFGSGWAWLVVDKNKKLSILSTANQDSPLMEGKTPILGLDVWEHAYYLKYKNVRPDYIAAFWNVVNWEQVNRNYEAAE, from the coding sequence ATGACTTATATTTTACCTGACTTACCTTATGCTTATGATGCTTTAGAACCTTATATTGATACTGAAACAATGCATTTGCACCATGATAAACATCATAATACTTATGTAACTAAATTGAATGAAGCAATTGAAAAACATCCTGAACTTGGAAATCAATCTGTTGAGGAATTAATTACAAATATGAATGCGATTCCCGAAGATATTCGTTTAGCTGTTCGCAATAATGGTGGGGGGCATGTGAATCATTCATTTTTCTGGAAAGTTATGGGGCCAAATGCTGGTGGTGAACCAACTGGTGCTGTAAAAGAAGCTATTAATCAAACTTTTGGTAGTTTCGAAAAAATGAAGGAACAATTCAATGCAGCTGCAGCTAGTCGGTTTGGTTCCGGTTGGGCTTGGTTGGTCGTTGACAAAAACAAAAAATTGTCAATTCTATCTACAGCCAACCAAGATTCACCACTAATGGAAGGAAAAACACCAATTTTAGGATTAGATGTATGGGAACATGCCTATTATCTAAAATATAAAAATGTACGTCCTGATTATATTGCTGCTTTTTGGAATGTTGTTAATTGGGAACAAGTAAACCGGAATTATGAAGCAGCAGAATAA
- a CDS encoding glycosyltransferase family 4 protein, translating to MLILNYLSFVLSGFFWAHFTKIEADKVFIYEVSPMTQALLGIWYAKRKKIDCYIYVMDLWPENIESITGIKNPLIIGLFSRMVHYIYKNSSKIFTASKSFIGEIKKRKIEEERLVFLPQYAEDFYIPQKSRTNEILLDDRFNLTFAGNIGEAQELNILPDVACVLKQNNLLIRFNIIGDGRYKKQLIKEIELKSISEYFNFIDKKPAKEIPYYLANSDAALISLAKSSVFDKTIPAKTQSYLACGIPIIVSADGEIQEVIKEAKAGFIGDSGDVSQFVTNIRKMICLTEQEKKQLGKNAYQYYQSNFAKEKVFKLLDNYMGEK from the coding sequence ATGTTAATACTAAATTATTTATCTTTTGTACTTTCTGGCTTTTTTTGGGCACACTTTACAAAAATAGAAGCAGATAAGGTATTTATTTATGAAGTTTCACCAATGACACAAGCGTTACTAGGTATTTGGTATGCTAAAAGAAAAAAGATTGATTGCTATATTTATGTAATGGATTTATGGCCAGAAAATATTGAAAGTATTACTGGAATTAAGAATCCGCTTATCATTGGTTTGTTTTCCAGGATGGTACATTATATCTATAAAAATTCTTCAAAAATATTTACTGCTTCAAAAAGTTTTATTGGTGAAATCAAAAAAAGAAAAATAGAAGAAGAACGTCTGGTTTTCTTACCTCAATATGCAGAAGATTTTTATATTCCTCAAAAATCTAGGACAAATGAGATTCTGCTAGATGATCGTTTTAATTTAACCTTCGCTGGCAATATCGGTGAAGCACAGGAATTGAATATTTTGCCTGATGTAGCTTGTGTTTTAAAGCAAAATAATTTACTGATTCGCTTTAATATTATTGGTGATGGCCGATATAAAAAGCAATTAATAAAGGAAATTGAATTAAAATCTATTTCTGAATATTTTAATTTTATTGATAAGAAGCCTGCAAAAGAAATTCCCTATTATCTCGCCAATAGTGATGCTGCATTGATTTCTTTAGCTAAAAGTAGTGTATTTGATAAAACAATACCAGCAAAGACACAATCCTATTTAGCTTGTGGTATCCCTATTATTGTTTCTGCAGATGGTGAAATTCAAGAGGTTATTAAGGAAGCAAAAGCTGGATTTATAGGTGATTCTGGTGATGTTAGCCAATTTGTTACAAATATTCGAAAAATGATTTGTTTAACAGAACAAGAGAAAAAACAACTAGGTAAAAATGCGTATCAGTATTATCAATCAAATTTTGCAAAAGAAAAAGTATTTAAATTATTAGATAACTATATGGGAGAAAAGTAG
- a CDS encoding capsular polysaccharide biosynthesis protein Cps4F yields the protein MIKTKKDKKHLLVISQYFYPEQFRINDMCEEWVKRGYKVTVVTGIPNYPEGRFFSGYNWLKRRKEKYKGIDIIRIP from the coding sequence GTGATAAAAACAAAAAAAGATAAAAAGCACTTATTAGTTATTAGTCAATATTTTTATCCAGAACAATTTAGAATTAATGACATGTGTGAAGAATGGGTAAAAAGAGGATATAAAGTAACAGTAGTCACTGGAATTCCTAACTATCCAGAGGGACGTTTTTTCTCTGGTTACAATTGGTTAAAAAGAAGAAAAGAAAAATACAAAGGAATTGATATTATTCGCATCCCTTAA
- a CDS encoding DUF1189 family protein: MNTLQLLTYSLFSISKINQAKKMPLWKVIIYIIFLSVILTLPIAKQVFSIFYDFEQDSQKIAKQLPNFTIKNNELMTNEKNSGFIYQTNSLIFTFDPDGKRKLDDINDDLIGNTLEVAFLPNRFVVSTPKNDFLDSLF; this comes from the coding sequence ATGAATACCTTGCAATTACTTACATATTCACTTTTTTCTATATCTAAAATAAACCAAGCAAAAAAAATGCCACTATGGAAAGTCATTATTTATATTATTTTTTTAAGTGTTATTCTGACATTACCTATTGCTAAGCAAGTTTTTTCAATTTTCTATGATTTTGAACAAGATAGTCAAAAAATTGCTAAGCAATTACCTAATTTTACAATCAAAAATAATGAATTAATGACAAATGAAAAAAATTCAGGTTTCATTTACCAAACAAATTCTTTAATTTTTACCTTTGATCCAGATGGAAAAAGAAAATTAGATGATATCAATGATGACTTAATCGGTAATACATTGGAAGTTGCCTTTTTGCCAAATAGATTTGTAGTTTCAACACCTAAAAATGATTTTCTTGATTCGCTATTTTAA
- a CDS encoding sugar nucleotide-binding protein: MKKILITGKNSYIGTSFEQWMNEKFNRSYQIDTLDMRDVQWQHHDFSSYDVLFHVAGIAHADISKVTEQEKQHYYKINRDLTIAVAQKYKTDRKEQSSQFIFMSSIIVYGEEISIHKKRVITKKTIPNPSNFYGDSKWQAEQGLQLLETENFKLVILRPHMIYGINSKGNYRQLEKIAMKTPIFPNIKNERSMLSIENLCQFIKDTIDQGAQGIFFPQENTYIKTSEMVKQIAQTNGKNIYLFSGLNWFVRLLGHFPVKIGKLTNKAFGNLVYEQEE; encoded by the coding sequence ATGAAGAAGATTTTAATTACAGGAAAAAACAGTTACATAGGAACATCATTTGAGCAATGGATGAATGAAAAATTTAATCGTTCATACCAAATAGATACATTAGATATGAGAGATGTACAGTGGCAACACCATGATTTTTCTTCTTATGATGTTCTTTTTCATGTTGCAGGAATTGCTCATGCCGATATTTCGAAGGTAACTGAACAAGAAAAGCAACACTATTATAAAATAAATCGTGATCTGACAATTGCTGTAGCTCAAAAATATAAAACAGATAGAAAAGAACAAAGTAGTCAATTTATTTTTATGAGTTCGATTATTGTTTATGGTGAAGAAATCAGTATACATAAAAAAAGAGTCATTACTAAGAAAACAATCCCCAATCCATCTAATTTTTATGGAGATAGCAAATGGCAAGCTGAACAGGGATTACAATTGTTAGAAACAGAAAACTTTAAACTAGTTATTTTAAGACCACATATGATTTATGGAATAAATAGTAAGGGAAATTATCGGCAACTAGAAAAAATAGCGATGAAAACACCCATTTTTCCTAACATCAAGAATGAGCGTTCAATGTTATCAATTGAAAATCTATGTCAATTTATAAAAGATACAATTGATCAAGGAGCTCAGGGAATCTTCTTTCCACAAGAAAATACTTATATAAAAACAAGTGAAATGGTAAAACAAATTGCTCAAACTAATGGTAAAAATATTTATTTGTTTTCTGGATTGAATTGGTTTGTTAGATTACTAGGTCATTTTCCTGTTAAGATTGGTAAATTGACCAATAAAGCATTTGGTAATTTGGTTTATGAACAAGAAGAATAA
- a CDS encoding tyrosine-protein phosphatase, which yields MIDLHCHILPGIDDGTKTLGDAIKMANTAVDQGIHHILCTPHHNSQYYASVEKIIHLVADLKKELDIREIPLTLYEGQEIRIDGTIMNKIENNNLLFVDLSNRYLLIEFPTREVPAYAEQLFFELLNKGHIPIIVHPERNSMLIENPNRLIPFLKMGVLTQMTAPSYVGIFGKKIAQTAKQMLSHNMIYMVASDAHCIEDRSFYLASAYEQIEKDLGENKVKILKQTAKDILNGDFIQMLKFEKISNRKFKLF from the coding sequence ATGATAGATTTACATTGTCATATTCTTCCTGGAATAGATGATGGGACAAAAACGTTAGGTGATGCGATTAAGATGGCAAACACAGCCGTTGATCAAGGTATTCACCATATCTTATGTACCCCCCATCATAATAGTCAATATTATGCTTCAGTAGAAAAAATTATTCATTTAGTAGCAGATTTAAAGAAAGAATTAGATATTCGTGAAATTCCTTTAACTCTTTATGAAGGTCAAGAAATAAGAATTGATGGAACAATAATGAATAAAATTGAAAATAACAACTTATTATTTGTTGATTTATCAAATCGTTACTTGTTGATTGAGTTTCCAACACGTGAAGTTCCTGCTTATGCAGAACAATTATTTTTTGAACTATTGAACAAAGGGCATATTCCTATTATTGTTCATCCAGAACGAAATAGTATGTTGATTGAAAATCCAAATCGCTTAATCCCTTTTTTAAAAATGGGTGTTTTAACACAGATGACAGCACCTAGTTATGTAGGAATATTTGGAAAAAAAATTGCGCAAACAGCCAAACAGATGCTATCACATAATATGATTTATATGGTGGCCTCTGATGCCCATTGTATTGAAGATAGAAGTTTTTATTTAGCATCTGCCTATGAACAAATAGAAAAAGATCTAGGAGAAAATAAAGTAAAAATACTTAAGCAAACAGCTAAAGATATTTTAAATGGTGATTTTATACAAATGTTAAAATTTGAAAAAATAAGCAATAGAAAATTTAAATTGTTTTAG